In Fusarium oxysporum f. sp. lycopersici 4287 chromosome 4, whole genome shotgun sequence, a genomic segment contains:
- a CDS encoding homogentisate 1,2-dioxygenase, whose product MENVVYPYKYDLGRFSVIGSTSFDHPDPSIFTVLTGPSDHPGTAIADFVIFPPRWLVQEDTFRPPWYHRNTMSEFMGLICGQYDAKTGGGFQPAGASLHNIMSAHGPDADSYERASNAELKPVKVGEGSMAFMFESSLMLGITDWGLETCKKVQPDYNKHSWEELKVHFKRPS is encoded by the exons ATGGAAA ATGTGG TCTACCCCTACAAATACGACCTAGGCCGCTTCTCCGTAATCGGCAGCACATCCTTCGACCACCCGGACCCCTCCATCTTCACCGTCCTAACCGGCCCCTCCGACCATCCCGGCACCGCCATCGCCGACTTTGTGATCTTCCCCCCTCGCTGGCTCGTGCAGGAAGACACATTCCGCCCGCCCTGGTACCACCGCAACACCATGTCCGAGTTCATGGGGTTAATCTGCGGCCAGTACGATGCTAAGACCGGCGGTGGATTTCAGCCCGCGGGTGCTAGTCTGCACAACATCATGAGTGCTCATGGTCCGGATGCTGATTCTTACGAGAGGGCGAGCAATGCTGAGTTGAAGCCTGTTAAGGTGGGGGAGGGGAGCATGGCGTTTATGTTTGAGAGTAGTTTGATGCTGGGGATTACGGATTGGGGTTTGGAGACGTGTAAGAAGGTGCAGCCggattataataagcatAGCTGGGAGGAGCTGAAGGTGCACTTCAAGAGGCCATCTTAG
- a CDS encoding homogentisate 1,2-dioxygenase → MASIHSTSKSESIKGALPIGANSPQKPPYGLYAEKLSGTAFTAPRHENRQTWLYRILPSASHSTYKRFSDPSSPILKAKLNYEPQQLRWDPFDIDENVDWVRGLKLVSGAGDPTVKSGLGIYVFAAGRDMDANTALYSSDGEMLIVAQHGVLDIQTELGRLLVRPNEIAIIPRGVRYRVTLPEGPVRGYILELYQGHFQLPVYRQQWIDWPAPRICNFDPTFWTRQNGPGDTIAVSKQ, encoded by the exons ATGGCTTCGATTCATTCCACGAGTAA ATCTGAGTCTATCAAGGGAGCACTGCCGATAGGCGCCAACTCCCCTCAAAAGCCCCCCTACGGCCTGTACGCCGAGAAGCTCTCCGGCACAGCCTTCACAGCTCCCCGCCATGAGAACCGTCAAACATGGCTGTACCGTATTCTTCCCTCTGCCTCACACTCAACCTACAAACGCTTTAGTGATCCTTCATCCCCAATTCTCAAAGCAAAACTAAACTATGAGCCCCAGCAACTCCGGTGGGATCCTTTCGACATCGATGAAAACGTCGATTGGGTTCGTGGTCTAAAGCTTGTCTCTGGCGCAGGTGATCCCACTGTTAAATCCGGTCTTGGAATCTACGTTTTCGCCGCGGGGAGGGACATGGACGCCAACACAGCTCTGTACTCGTCTGATGGTGAGATGCTTATTGTTGCGCAGCATGGAGTTTTGGATATTCAGACTGAGCTGGGACGATTGCTTGTGAGACCAAATGAGATTGCTATTATTCCTAGGGGAGTGAGATATAGGGTTACGCTGCCTGAGGGACCAGTGAGAGGGTATATCCTTGAGTTGTATCAGGGGCACTTTCAACTGCCGGTGTATCGTCAACAATGGATCGACTGGCCAGCCCCGAGGATTTGCAACTTCGACCCGACATTTTGGACCAGACAGAATGGCCCTGGGGACACGATAGCAGTTTCAAAACAATGA
- a CDS encoding fumarylacetoacetase (At least one base has a quality score < 10), whose translation MRSICDYTDFFAGRNHAHTVGTLFRGAANALQPNYNHLPVAYHGRASSVVVSGTPLHRPWGQVLPNPQAKEPVFQPCARLDIELELGMFISKGNKLGAPVDVNNAEEHIFGYVLMNDWSARDIQQWEYVPLGPFNAKNFGTTISPWVVLADALEGFRGRGLENEVPPKKYLDEKREDSILDINLEVSITTAKGNKTKITQVSSQNLLWSWPQMIAHHSVSGCNLRTGDLLGSGTISGLEPGTQGSLLEQTMGGKQFVKLEGGEERKFIQDGDSITITGWSGNAEDGLVGFGECEGTIIAAVPRD comes from the exons ATGAGGAG CATTTGCGACTATACTGATTTCTTCGCTGGTCGCAACCACGCGCACACCGTGGGAACGCTCTTCCGCGGCGCCGCAAACGCTCTGCAGCCAAACTACAACCATCTCCCCGTTGCATACCACGGCCGCGCAAGTTCCGTCGTGGTATCAGGAACACCTCTCCACCGCCCCTGGGGCCAAGTCCTCCCTAACCCTCAAGCCAAAGAGCCCGTGTTCCAACCCTGTGCCCGACTCGATATCGAGTTGGAGCTCGGTATGTTTATCAGCAAGGGAAATAAGCTCGGTGCTCCTGTTGATGTGAATAATGCGGAGGAGCATATTTTCGGATATGTTCTTATGAATGATTGGAGTGCGAGGGATATTCAACAGTGGGAGTATGTTCCGCTGGGGCCGTTTAATGCCAAGAATTTCGGGACGACGATCAGTCCGTGGGTTGTTTTGGCGGATGCGTTGGAGGGCTTTAGGGGGAGGGGATTGGAGAATGAGGTGCCCCCCAAGAAGtatcttgatgagaagagggaggACTCGATCCTTGATATCAACCTTGAGGTTTCTATTACCA CCGCCAAGGGTAACAAGACGAAAATCACCCAAGTCTCATCCCAGAACCTCCTCTGGTCCTGGCCCCAGATGATCGCCCACCATTCCGTGTCTGGGTGTAACTTGCGCACAGGAGATTTACTCGGTTCAGGAACGATTTCTGGCCTTGAGCCGGGAACACAGGGAAGTCTTCTTGAGCAGACGATGGGCGGGAAGCAGTTTGTCAAGTTGGAGGGAGGAGAGGAGCGTAAGTTTATTCAGGACGGTGATAGTATTACTATTACCGGCTGGTCTGGTAATGCTGAGGATGGCCTTGTTGGGTTTGGAGAGTGTGAGGGTACGATTATTGCTGCTGTTCCTCGGGACTAG